In a single window of the Gemmatimonas sp. genome:
- a CDS encoding sigma-54 dependent transcriptional regulator → MSAAPFRPIDPASPIRVLIAEDEPNLGMILEQFMAARGFAVTIVRDGRAALETLRAESFDVALLDVVMPEVDGLEVLRQIREEPMPPEVIVITGNGTIETAIAALKLGAYDFLSKPYRMAEIEVLVKRAWEKRMLARDNFHLQSRLRRTTADPQFLTQYAPLRAVLSLIDRVAPSASTVLISGESGTGKDLVARLLHARSDRPDGPFVDLNCAALAEALLETELFGVERGAFPGADQRKIGLVELAAGGTLYLDNVGELDLKLQAKLLRALETGSFYRVGGTQKVQVNVRVIASSTRDLSRMVQAGTFRDDFLHRINTIRIALPPLRDRVVDIPLLAAHFLAYFGEQFGQRTLRFSTDATSVLERYRWPGNVRELRNVMERAALLATDGFVSALDLPLGVEVGGAARPTPVVAMEPVRESRRDEARDAGAPVVEPVSPDGLTLEQLERRHIAGVLDQTHWHQGRAADMLGISPKTLYRKIREYGFKRPAGGART, encoded by the coding sequence GTGAGCGCGGCGCCGTTCCGACCCATCGATCCAGCGTCGCCGATTCGCGTGCTCATCGCGGAGGACGAGCCGAATCTCGGGATGATCCTCGAGCAGTTCATGGCGGCGCGCGGCTTCGCGGTGACGATCGTGCGCGACGGACGTGCGGCGCTCGAGACGCTGCGCGCCGAAAGCTTTGACGTGGCGCTGCTGGACGTCGTGATGCCCGAGGTCGACGGATTGGAAGTGCTGCGGCAGATCCGCGAGGAGCCGATGCCCCCGGAGGTCATCGTCATCACCGGCAACGGCACGATCGAGACGGCGATCGCCGCGTTGAAGCTGGGCGCGTACGACTTCCTGTCGAAGCCGTATCGCATGGCCGAGATCGAGGTGCTCGTGAAGCGCGCCTGGGAGAAGCGCATGCTCGCGCGCGACAACTTCCATCTGCAGTCGCGCCTCCGTCGAACCACGGCCGATCCGCAGTTCCTCACGCAGTACGCCCCATTGCGCGCGGTTCTGTCGCTCATCGATCGCGTAGCGCCGAGCGCGTCGACGGTGCTGATCTCCGGCGAGTCGGGTACCGGCAAGGATCTTGTGGCGCGCCTGCTGCACGCCCGGAGCGATCGCCCTGACGGACCGTTCGTGGATCTCAACTGTGCCGCCCTCGCGGAAGCGCTGCTCGAGACGGAACTGTTCGGCGTGGAGCGGGGGGCCTTTCCCGGGGCCGATCAACGGAAGATCGGGCTGGTCGAACTCGCCGCTGGGGGCACGCTGTATCTCGACAACGTGGGGGAGCTGGATCTCAAGCTGCAGGCGAAGCTCCTGCGCGCGTTGGAGACGGGCAGCTTTTATCGCGTCGGCGGCACGCAGAAGGTGCAGGTGAACGTGCGCGTGATCGCCTCGAGCACGCGCGACCTTTCGCGCATGGTGCAAGCCGGCACGTTCCGCGACGACTTCTTGCACCGAATCAACACCATCCGAATTGCGCTACCGCCGCTTCGCGATCGGGTGGTCGACATCCCGCTGCTGGCCGCGCATTTCCTGGCGTATTTCGGCGAACAGTTCGGCCAGCGCACGCTACGGTTCAGCACCGATGCGACGTCGGTGCTCGAGCGGTATCGGTGGCCTGGGAACGTGCGCGAACTGCGCAACGTCATGGAGCGCGCGGCGCTCCTGGCTACCGACGGCTTTGTGAGTGCGCTCGATCTGCCGCTGGGCGTGGAGGTCGGCGGCGCGGCGCGACCGACGCCAGTCGTTGCCATGGAGCCGGTGCGCGAATCACGGCGCGACGAGGCACGTGACGCTGGAGCCCCGGTCGTGGAGCCGGTCTCGCCGGACGGGCTGACACTCGAGCAACTCGAACGACGGCACATCGCCGGCGTCCTCGACCAGACGCACTGGCATCAGGGACGGGCGGCCGACATGCTGGGGATCTCGCCAAAAACGCTGTATCGCAAGATTCGCGAGTATGGCTTCAAACGCCCCGCGGGCGGAGCACGCACATGA